From Ictidomys tridecemlineatus isolate mIctTri1 chromosome 2, mIctTri1.hap1, whole genome shotgun sequence, the proteins below share one genomic window:
- the LOC101975621 gene encoding LOW QUALITY PROTEIN: uncharacterized protein LOC101975621 (The sequence of the model RefSeq protein was modified relative to this genomic sequence to represent the inferred CDS: inserted 2 bases in 2 codons) produces the protein MRETFRNLASLGRGQEDESIKNDYKNCRRNLRSQVVERLFEHKLGSKCGKVFSWSADPFLNKKTPSIKQDERLVCRKVLVGHSSLNDTHRAHSGYKPYEYWEYGEKPYKYKEHGKAFSFTKCFLKHERIHSGNKHHECKQCGKTFSCSSYIQIHERTHTGEKPYKCKQCGKSFACSSSVREHERTHTGEKPLVCKQCGKGFRDYSSIRTHEXHSGEKPNECNQCGRAFFSLSNFQTHERTRSGEKPYGCKQCGKAFRSLSNXRRHEQTHSGEKPYVCNQCGKTFCVPSSFRKHEKTHFAKKAYICRQCGKAFVDYSSFLRHNRTHTGEKPFVCRQCGKAFSSSSYVQIHERTHTGEKPFVCKQCGKAFSSPSYTQIHERTHNGEKPYLCKQCGKGYYHPSSLKKHERIHTGEKPYVCKQCGKAFSSSGYIHIHERIHTGEKPYVCRQCGRAFNQSSSFYKHERTHTGAGFQSLAPHKNK, from the exons ATGCGGGAAACCTTCAGGAACCTGGCTTCTCTAG GAAGAGGACAGGAAGATGAGAGCATTAAAAATGACTACAAAAACTGCAGGAGAAATCTAAG aaGTCAAGTGGTAGAGAGACTCTTTGAACATAAACTAGGTAGCAAATGTGGAAAAGTATTCAGCTGGTCTGCAGATCCTTTCCTGAATAAGAAAACTCCTTCAATAAAACAAGATGAAAGGCTTGTGTGTAGAAAAGTCCTCGTTGGTCATTCATCCTTAAATGATACACACAGAGCTCACTCTGGATACAAACCATATGAATATTGGGAATAtggagagaaaccttataaaTATAAGGAACATGGGAAAGCCTTCAGTTTTACCAAATGCTTTCTGAAGCATGAAAGAATTCACAGTGGAAATAAACACCATGAATGTAAGCAATGTGGGAAAACCTTCAGTTGTTCCAGTTATATTCAgatacatgaaagaactcacactggagagaaaccctataaaTGTAAGCAATGTGGGAAATCTTTTGCCTGTTCCAGTTCTGTTCGGGAACATGAAaggactcacactggagagaaacccctTGTATGTAAACAATGTGGTAAAGGCTTCAGGGATTACAGTTCCATTCGAACACATG TTCACAGTGGAGAGAAACCCAATGAATGTAACCAATGTGGGAGAGCCTTCTTTTCTTTGAGTAACTTTCAAACACATGAAAGAACTCGGAGTGGAGAGAAACCTTATGGATGTaagcaatgtgggaaagccttccgTTCTTTGAGTA TTCGAAGACATGAACAAACTCATAGTGGAGAGAAACCATATGTTTGTAACCAGTGTGGGAAAACTTTCTGTGTTCCCAGTTCcttcagaaaacatgaaaaaactcaCTTTGCAAAGAAAGCCTATATATGTAGGCAATGTGGGAAAGCTTTTGTTGATTATAGTTCCTTTCTAAGACAtaacagaactcacactggagagaaaccctttGTATGTAggcaatgtgggaaagcctttagtTCTTCCAGTTATGTtcaaatacatgaaagaactcacactggagagaaaccctttGTATGCaagcaatgtgggaaagcctttagtTCTCCCAGTTACACTCAgatacatgaaagaactcacaatggagagaaaccctatttatgtaagcagtgtgggaaaggcTACTATCATCCCAGTTCCCTCAAAAAACATGAAAggattcacactggagagaaaccctatgtatgtaagcaatgtgggaaagccttcagttcaTCTGGTTACATTCATATACATGAACGAATTCACACTGGTGAGAAGCCCTATGTGTGTAGGCAATGTGGAAGGGCCTTCAATCAATCCAGTTCCTTTTACAAacatgaaagaactcacactggGGCTGggtttcaatccttagcaccacataagaataagtga